GCCACGGCGATGCCCTCAATGAGGGTGTCGTCGTGGCCGCAGTGCGGAGCGGTCCAACCCACCTGCGTCACATCGGACCCGCAGCGTGGGCAGTGAGTCACCCAGGACATGTGGACGCGGTGCAGGCTTCGTCCCCGCGGTGCGGCATTGAACGCATTGCCCACCCAATAGATGCCGACTGTCGCGGTGCCAACAGCCTGCGCCAAATGCCGGGGCCCGCTGTCGCTGGCAAGCATCACGGTGGCCTCGGCCAGAAGTGCCGCCAACTCGCCGATGTCCAATTCGCCTGCGACTGATCGCACCGCTTGCCGGTCCGTAGCTGGGAGTTGGCGAACCGCCAACTCCGCTACTTCCTGGGCCAAAGCCTTCTCGGAGCGATCGCCCACCACCAGCACCTGGGCACCTTCGGCCGCCAAGGAGGCAGCCGCCTCAGCGAAGTTCGACGCCGGCCAACGACGTCGTGGATCGGTGGCACCAGGGTGGATGACCACCAGGGAATTCCGGGTTTGGTCCCGCAGGCCAGCAACGTCCTGCCGGTGGTCAGCGCGTGGCCGCAGCGGCGGCGACATCACTGTGGGTGCCCCGGCGAGGCCCGCCACTTCCAGCCACCTGTCAGGTTCGTTCTGGTAATAGACGTAGTCGAGGTTCCGTTCCAAAGGCAGGGCATCCTTGGTGCGCGTTCCCACGGTGTGCCGCGCCCCCAGCTTGAGGAGGAAGGGATTGGAAAACCGTCCACCTCCGTGCATCTGGACGGCCAGGTCAAACGCTTCAGCGCGCATCGCCTCGAAGAATTCCTGCTGGGCAGCAACGTCCTCAGCGTCGTCGTCGAAACGCTCGCCGTTGCGGGGGCCATCGTGGACGCCGCGCGCCACGGGCAACATCACGACGTCGTCGACAGGCCCCGTGGTTGCTTCCGCCACTGCCGCATGGACCGGTGTTCCCAAGAGCGTGATGGTGGCATCCGGGTAGGCGACCTTCAGGGCATGCAGGGCCGGGTAGGTGTAGATCAGGTCTCCCAAACCGCCACCCCTGAGGACTGCGATCCGTTTCACGCCGCCGAACTTTTCCAGTACGGGACCTATGCCGGTGCCAGCAGGAACGTCCATGGTCGCTTCCCTTCTCCAATGGCTCTTCAACGGCTTTTCACTGGCGGAAACTGCCCGGCCCGGCGTGTGAAGCGCGCACCGCGGGGTACCTGTCGGGAACAGGAACATGCCGCCAACCGGAAGGTACCCCATGGCACGCCTATCCAATCAAGAAGGCTTGGCTGACTGGTTGCCAGGTCGTTTGGCCGAGGAACGTCCTGTTGTGACGGTCATCGGCGATTCCATCCTGGACGGCTGGTGGGATGGAATTATTGAGCGGTTCTGCCGCGAAGCGCCTGCCCCCGTGGTCCAAGTGCAGCGCCGCGACTTCGCGCCTGGAGGGGCAGCCAACACAGCCATGAACCTGGCTGCGATGGGAGCGGATGTACGGTTCGTCTCCGTTGTGGGAGAAGACTCCGCGGGCCTGCAGCTCCTTGAACGGCTCGAGGACGCCGGCGTGGACGTCTCCCACGTCGTATCCCATCCGGGGATGGTCACCACCACCAAATACAGGGTCAGCAGCGGAGGACAAGTGATGCTGCGCCTGGATGACGCAGCCACTGAGTTGCCGGCTGAGGGACTCGAAGTGATGGCCGCGTTCGTACCGGAAGCCATTGAGGGCGCTGCTGCGGTGGTGCTGTGCGATTACGGTACGGGTGCCCTGGGAGGGCCCGCCCGCTCGGCACTCCTCGACCTTCTGGCTCCCGCGAAGCGCAAGGACAGGCTGGTGGTGGTTGATGCCCACGATCCCGGCGGCTGGTCACAGTTGAAGCCAGACCTCGCCACCCCAAACGCGCAGGAAGCCTCACGCTTGCTTGGCGTCGAATTCCCGGGAGGCGCCGCGCGGTGCCCCTTCGTAGAAGCCCACGCGGAGCAGCTCGTCCGCGCCTCCGGTGCGGCCGCCGTCGTCGTAACACTGGACCGGGAAGGAACGCTGACGTTGAAGTCCGGCACCGATACCGGCGAGGTTGCCACCCACCGGACCTGGGCCCGCCCGCAAGCCGAGAAGCAGGCCTCCGGCGCGGGCGATACCTTCGTGGCTGCCTTGACCCTGGCCCGCGCTGCCGGCCTGCCGCTGACCACCAGCGTCGACCTTGCCCAGGCCGCTGCCGACGTCGTGGTCCACCGGCCAGGCACGTCGGTTTGCACTACCGAGGAACTGACGCGGCACCTGAGTGGGTTCGCGGATACGGCACTGACCGCAGCGGAGTTGGCGCGGCAGGTCGAAGAGCACCGCCGTGAGGGCCGCAGGATAGTGCTGACCAACGGATGCTTCGACGTCCTGCACCGCGGCCACACCCGCTACCTCAACCAGGCCAAGCAACTGGGTGATGTTCTGGTGGTGGCCCTGAACAGTGACTCGTCGGTGCGGCAGCTCAAGGGACCGGACCGGCCCGTCAACCACGAGGCCGACCGGGCCGCCGTGATTGCTGCCCTCAGTTGCGTGGACCACGTAACGGTCTTCGACACTCCAACACCCATACCGTTGATCGAGCTTCTCCGGCCTGACGTCTATGCCAAAGGCGGCGACTACACGCCGGAAATGTTGGCAGAAACCGTGGCTGTGGAACGCTGCGGCGGCACCGTGACCATCCTGGACTACGTGCCCGAGCACTCCACCACGGCCGTACTGGAACGTATCCGCTCGACGGGCGACAACCCGCAACCCTGAGGAATTCCGCCATGCGCATTGTGATCACTGGAGCCACCGGACACGTCGGGACGGAGGTCCTGAAGCGGCTTCAGGCGGCCCGCTCAGAGGAAGGCGCCGACCTTGAACTGGTAGGCGTGGTCCGTCGCCACCCCGACCAGGACGCCGCCCCGTACCGGAACGTCGACTGGCGCACGCTGGACATCGGCGCCAACGTGGACCAGCCGGCCTTGGAGGCTGCGTTGTCCGGGGCGGATGCCGTGGTGCACCTTGCCTGGTTGATCCAGCCGAACCACCACCGGGAAATGCTCCGGCAAACCAACGTGGCAGGAACGGCAAATGTCTTGGCTGCGGCACGGAAAGCCGGGGTTCGGCACATCGTGTGTGCTTCCTCGGTGGGTGCGTACTCTCCGGCTCCGAAGGACCAGCGAACCCAGGAGGGCTGGCCCGCAGCCGGGATCCCGAAGTCGCACTACAGCGTGGATAAGGCCGCGCAGGAGCGGCTCCTGGACGATTTCGCGAAGGACAACCCGGACATTGTGGTGGCCCGGCTTCGTCCGGCATTGACGTTCAGCGCCGGAGCCGGGAGTGAGGTGGGGCGGTACTTCCTGGGCCGCCTCCTGCCCCGGCTGGTACCGCCTAAGCCGTGGTTCCCGTTGCTCGCCCTGCCTAAGGAGCTGGTGTTCCAGGCGGTGCACGCGTCCGACGTCGCCGACGCCTACTGGCGCGTCCTCGAGCGCAAGGCGGAGGGCGCTTTCAACATAGCCGCCGAGCCCGTCATCGACCCCAATGCCCTGGCATGGACCTTCAACACCCGACGGCTGCTGCCATTCCCGCTTCCGGTGCTGCGCGCCGTCGTCGAGGTCAGTTGGCGGCTCCGCCTCCAGGCGACCGACGGCGGCTGGGTGGACATGGCCGCGAACGCGCCCATCATGGACACGGGACGCGCACGCAGGCTGCTGGGTTGGTCGCCTAAGCATTCATCGCTGGAATCCCTGGCCGAAATGCTGGACGGGCTGGGGACGGGGAAGGGCCGGAAAGCATCACCGCCGCTCAAGCCCCGCTAGCCTACTCGGCGGACAACACCACGGTGAGGATCCGCCGCAGGCTCATGGCCACCGACGCCGGCGCGTTCACTGGGGACTGTCCCGCGGCGGCCTCGGCCACTGCATCGCTCAGCGCGGATATCGAGTCCTTCGCCTCCGTCAACAGGGTGCCGAGATCATTCGATTCGCCGTCCCGCCAATGGTCAATGACCAAGGCCGTGGACTCCAACGCGTCCGAAAGGTAGCCCACCAGGGCGTCGGGGATGACCGTCCCCGCGTCCCTCTCCCAGATGGCGCTCGCAAGGACGTCGGTGATGTCCTGGACGTGGAACGTGAGCCGTTCCAACGTCCGTAAACCAGCCAGGTCGCCAGGCAATCGGGTTGCCAGGCGCCGGGATCGGGGGTTCGCCTTTGCACTCAGTTCGGCTTGGTGGACAGCAGTCCGGACGCCGGCGGCCGTCAGGGAAAGATCGTCGCTCCTGCTGGCCCACGCTTCATGGTTGGGGGGCCACGATTCCTCCATGGCCCGTGCCATGTCCTTGAGCTGCCGGGAGAGTGCGTCCTGGTGGCCGCTGATGGCGGGATCGATGTCGTCCAGGTGCAGCGGGGGAATCACCAACCAGTTCACGGCGAATCCCACCGTCACCCCCAGGGCCATTTGGAGGACATACCCGAAGGAGAAGCCCTCTGCGTTCGAGCCGCCCAGCACCAGCACGAACAGTGCAGCCATGGGGATCCAGTCCGACCCCGATCCCAGGCGTGGAAGGCCGCCGATCAGCACTCCCAGCCCAACCACCAGCGCCACGGAGAAGGAGTTGGGTTCGGCAAAGGAAGTGACAACGAAGGCCATGCCGATCCCGAGGACCAGCCCGGCGAGGCTCTGCAACCCGTGCTTGGCGGAGTCCGCCACAGTGGGATGCATGCTGACCAATGCGCCCAGCGGCGCGTAGTAGGGGTAGGCCGCGGCAGGACCGGGCATGTAGGGGGCAAGCCACCAGGCAAGACCTGCTGCAACCGCTGTTTTGGCGGCAAGGAGGATCCGGTGTCTGGTGATGGTTTTCCGAAGCGCGGGAATCAGCCGCCGCCTGAAGGGCATGTGGCTCATCGATCCAACGTTCGCAGGTATTCCTGGAAGTGTCGAGCGGGACTGTGCTTCATGTGATGCGACCATCTTTTCAAAATTGCGCGATTAGAACAGTGGCAAGCGGGTACACAACCATTGATAGTAACGATACTTACTATCCCGGCTGCTGTCCGCAGCCTGCCAACTGTGGAAAGAGAGCGACAATGACTGAGAGCCAATCGCCGCAGGACGGAAGCTTCGCGGCACCAAGGAACGGCGGCACCGCGGGTACCGAACCGTTCACCGGAAGCTACCTGGACTCGCCGGACGTAGAATTCGACACCGCAGGCACCACCACCACCAGCCCCTCGGGCACCGGAAGTGACAGCTCCGGCAAGGTTGACGCCGCAAAGCACGAAGCCGCAGGAGTGGCCGGCGCCGTCGGTGACGCTGCCGGCGGAGTGGTCGATACCGCCAAGACCGAGGCTGGGCACGTTGCCCAGGAGGTCAAGGTGAACGCCCGGCAACTGCTCACCCAGACCAAGGGCGAGTTGTCCGACCAAGCACAGGCCCAGCAGCAGCGTGTTGCCGAAGGCCTGCGCTCCATCTCCGACGAGCTGTCCACCATGGCCAAGTCGACGAATAACGGTGGTGTCGCCACGGACCTGGTCCAGCAGGCAGCACAGCGTTCATCCTCGATCGCCCACTGGCTGGAGAGCCGGGATCCCGGTTCGCTGCTGGATGAAGTCAAGGGCTTCGCACGCCGCAAGCCGGGAACGTTCCTGTTGCTGGCAGCCGGAGCCGGTGTCCTCGCCGGTCGCCTGGGCCGTGGCATGGCAGGCGACGCCACCGAATCCGCCTCGACAAGCGGTACTGCTGCTACCGGGACGCCGCGCGCTGTGTACTACCCCACCCAGGGCGGCGCCGTGACTCCACCGGCCGTTGACCTGCCGGGACCCACCGCCACCACCGCGGGATACGGTTCAGCCACCACCACCGGATAC
This Paenarthrobacter sp. GOM3 DNA region includes the following protein-coding sequences:
- a CDS encoding glycosyltransferase family 9 protein — its product is MDVPAGTGIGPVLEKFGGVKRIAVLRGGGLGDLIYTYPALHALKVAYPDATITLLGTPVHAAVAEATTGPVDDVVMLPVARGVHDGPRNGERFDDDAEDVAAQQEFFEAMRAEAFDLAVQMHGGGRFSNPFLLKLGARHTVGTRTKDALPLERNLDYVYYQNEPDRWLEVAGLAGAPTVMSPPLRPRADHRQDVAGLRDQTRNSLVVIHPGATDPRRRWPASNFAEAAASLAAEGAQVLVVGDRSEKALAQEVAELAVRQLPATDRQAVRSVAGELDIGELAALLAEATVMLASDSGPRHLAQAVGTATVGIYWVGNAFNAAPRGRSLHRVHMSWVTHCPRCGSDVTQVGWTAPHCGHDDTLIEGIAVADVVQDVLDLTATSLLLRG
- the rfaE2 gene encoding D-glycero-beta-D-manno-heptose 1-phosphate adenylyltransferase → MARLSNQEGLADWLPGRLAEERPVVTVIGDSILDGWWDGIIERFCREAPAPVVQVQRRDFAPGGAANTAMNLAAMGADVRFVSVVGEDSAGLQLLERLEDAGVDVSHVVSHPGMVTTTKYRVSSGGQVMLRLDDAATELPAEGLEVMAAFVPEAIEGAAAVVLCDYGTGALGGPARSALLDLLAPAKRKDRLVVVDAHDPGGWSQLKPDLATPNAQEASRLLGVEFPGGAARCPFVEAHAEQLVRASGAAAVVVTLDREGTLTLKSGTDTGEVATHRTWARPQAEKQASGAGDTFVAALTLARAAGLPLTTSVDLAQAAADVVVHRPGTSVCTTEELTRHLSGFADTALTAAELARQVEEHRREGRRIVLTNGCFDVLHRGHTRYLNQAKQLGDVLVVALNSDSSVRQLKGPDRPVNHEADRAAVIAALSCVDHVTVFDTPTPIPLIELLRPDVYAKGGDYTPEMLAETVAVERCGGTVTILDYVPEHSTTAVLERIRSTGDNPQP
- a CDS encoding NAD-dependent epimerase/dehydratase family protein, with the translated sequence MRIVITGATGHVGTEVLKRLQAARSEEGADLELVGVVRRHPDQDAAPYRNVDWRTLDIGANVDQPALEAALSGADAVVHLAWLIQPNHHREMLRQTNVAGTANVLAAARKAGVRHIVCASSVGAYSPAPKDQRTQEGWPAAGIPKSHYSVDKAAQERLLDDFAKDNPDIVVARLRPALTFSAGAGSEVGRYFLGRLLPRLVPPKPWFPLLALPKELVFQAVHASDVADAYWRVLERKAEGAFNIAAEPVIDPNALAWTFNTRRLLPFPLPVLRAVVEVSWRLRLQATDGGWVDMAANAPIMDTGRARRLLGWSPKHSSLESLAEMLDGLGTGKGRKASPPLKPR
- a CDS encoding FUSC family protein; protein product: MSHMPFRRRLIPALRKTITRHRILLAAKTAVAAGLAWWLAPYMPGPAAAYPYYAPLGALVSMHPTVADSAKHGLQSLAGLVLGIGMAFVVTSFAEPNSFSVALVVGLGVLIGGLPRLGSGSDWIPMAALFVLVLGGSNAEGFSFGYVLQMALGVTVGFAVNWLVIPPLHLDDIDPAISGHQDALSRQLKDMARAMEESWPPNHEAWASRSDDLSLTAAGVRTAVHQAELSAKANPRSRRLATRLPGDLAGLRTLERLTFHVQDITDVLASAIWERDAGTVIPDALVGYLSDALESTALVIDHWRDGESNDLGTLLTEAKDSISALSDAVAEAAAGQSPVNAPASVAMSLRRILTVVLSAE